One part of the Lotus japonicus ecotype B-129 chromosome 2, LjGifu_v1.2 genome encodes these proteins:
- the LOC130738806 gene encoding uncharacterized protein LOC130738806: MWYCRIPRVINIIRRCCKIWGHGLGRVMNLRVSNILLLLLLLLTIRNLKKLRPVSQEHNKPGIVDQPDGDAGERKESIAVRAPSSPPDHLAPTRLHPRHLLFSQILLLIPTPSSKTHLSDSLLPAPPPSTRPKISSSGFRLAPNTLTEPVRELVVFPNPYREDPGKALRDWDLGTKISRGFGACSSSPR, encoded by the coding sequence ATGTGGTACTGCAGAATCCCTAGAGTCATAAACATAATTCGAAGGTGCTGCAAAATTTGGGGTCATGGACTGGGAAGGGTGATGAATCTGAGAGTAAGCAACATATTGTTGTtattgctgctgctgctgactATTAGGAATCTGAAAAAACTGAGGCCTGTCTCGCAGGAACATAATAAACCTGGTATTGTTGATCAACCAGATGGTGATGCCGGGGAGAGAAAGGAGAGCATAGCAGTGAGAGCACCGTCCTCCCCGCCAGACCACCTAGCCCCCACGCGCCTCCATCCCCGTCACCTCCTCTTCTCCCAAATTCTCCTCCTCATCCCAACCCCAAGTTCCAAAACCCATCTCTCTGATTCTCTCCTTCCTGCTCCTCCTCCCTCCACCCGACCCAAAATATCTTCCTCCGGCTTCAGACTCGCCCCCAACACCCTCACCGAGCCAGTTCGGGAGCTCGTCGTGTTCCCCAACCCTTACCGTGAGGATCCCGGTAAGGCTCTTCGCGATTGGGATCTCGGGACAAAAATTTCTAGAGGTTTTGGAGCATGTTCGTCTTCCCCTCGTTAA